One window of the Betta splendens chromosome 21, fBetSpl5.4, whole genome shotgun sequence genome contains the following:
- the ppp2r3b gene encoding serine/threonine-protein phosphatase 2A regulatory subunit B'' subunit beta isoform X5, with product MRMRELSLRQDPDLRKELAQLARGCDFVLPSRFKKRLRAFQQGQAQVRTEEPVTTALSESIPKFYFPQGRPQANLNIDGLISKIEKIFSQFPNERATIEDMGQVAKACECPLYWKVPLFNSAGGDRTGFVSVHKFVAMWRKTLQTCHDDSSKFVHLLAKPGCNYLEQDDFIPFLQDVVNSHAGLAFLKEAPDFHSRYITTVIQRIFYNVNRSWTGKITCSELRKSNFLQNVALLEQENDVNQLTEFFSYEHFYVIYCKFWELDTDHDLYIDQKDLTRHNDQAISQKMIERIFSGTVTRDRRVYKEGRLSYADFVWFLISEEDKKTDTSIEYWFRCMDLDGDGVLSMYELEFFYEEQCQKLEAMAIEPLSFEDCLCQMLDLVKPEVEGKITLRDLKKCKLSHIFFDTFFNIEKYLDHEQKDPFSLVRELETYGQEVSDWEKYAAEEYDILVAEEVANNQCNDVYDNPLSPIGQHISTELGLTKRHFFEIPSPHCNLDLDEYEYADDFE from the exons atgaggatgagggagCTGTCTCTGCGCCAGGACCCTGACCTAAGGAAGGAGTTGGCTCAGTTGGCACGGGGCTGTGACTTTGTTTTGCCCTCCCGTTTCAAGAAGAGACTCCGAGCTTTCCAGCAAGGACAG GCCCAGGTGAGGACGGAGGAGCCGGTCACCACCGCACTGAGTGAAAGCATTCCAAAGTTTTACTTCCCACAGGGACGGCCCCAAGCCAACCTCAACATCGACGGTCTCATTTCCAAAATTGAGAAAATATTTTCCCAATTCCCAAATGAAAGGGCCACCATTGAGGACATGGGGCAAGTTGCCAAG GCCTGTGAGTGCCCTCTCTATTGGAAAGTGCCATTGTTCAACTCCGCTGGAGGCGACAGGACGGGCTTCGTGTCTGTTCACAAATTTGTAGCTATGTGGAGAAA AACTCTGCAGACCTGTCACGATGACTCTTCTAAATTTGTTCACCTCTTGGCCAAGCCTGGCTGTAATTACCTGGAACAAGACGACTTTATTCCATTCCTGCAG GATGTGGTGAACTCACATGCAGGACTGGCCTTTTTAAAGGAGGCGCCAGACTTTCACTCCCGATACATCACCACG GTGATTCAGAGGATATTTTACAACGTTAACCGGTCGTGGACTGGAAAAATAACATGTTCTGAGCTCAGGAAAAGTAATTTTCTACAG AATGTGGCGTTGCTGGAGCAGGAGAATGACGTGAACCAGCTCACAGAGTTCTTCTCCTATGAACATTTCTATGTCATCTACTGCAAGTTCTGGGAGCTGGACACAGACCATGACCTCTACATTGACCAGAAGGACCTGACGCGGCACAATGACCAAG CCATCTCACAAAAGATGATTGAGAGAATATTCTCAGGAACAGTGACAAG GGACAGGCGGGTCTATAAGGAGGGACGTCTCAGTTATGCAGATTTTGTCTGGTTTCTCATCTCTGAGGAGGACAAGAAAACGGACACCAG TATAGAGTACTGGTTCCGGTGTATGGACCTGGATGGGGATGGAGTTCTTAGCATGTATGAGCTGGAGTTCTTTTATGAGGAGCAGTGCCAGAAGCTGGAGGCCATGGCCATTGAGCCACTTTCATTTGAGGACTGCCTCTGTCAGATGCTTGACCTTGTCAAGCCTGAGGTCGAAG GTAAAATCACACTGCGAGACCTTAAGAAGTGCAAGTTGTCCCACATCTTCTTTGACACTTTCTTCAACATTGAGAAGTACCTGGACCACGAGCAGAAAGACCCTTTCTCTCTTGTAAGG GAGCTGGAGACATACGGCCAAGAGGTGTCAGACTGGGAGAAGTATGCTGCAGAGGAGTACGACATCCTGGTGGCAGAGGAGGTTGCAAACAATCAATGCAATGATGT GTATGATAATCCTTTGAGCCCTATAGGGCAGCACATCTCCACTGAGCTGGGTCTGACAAAGAGACACTTCTTTGAGATCCCCAGTCCACACTGCAACCTGGACCTGGATGAGTACGAGTACGCGGATGACTTTGAATGA